From Plasmodium brasilianum strain Bolivian I chromosome 3, whole genome shotgun sequence, the proteins below share one genomic window:
- a CDS encoding protein transport protein Sec24B, with translation MIPKKNESVYRGNTAYKMNNNNMEDKLNNDNSEVIHNVGNHDALVGSNNTYMSEPKNDCNPFSTHSCERNYKGENVLAGKSERKSELTGVDEKTKVIVDVHGNYLTAHCNHYNNFENRNINNKDICNASNIENINKNVKNYEKNTYDVLNNSININEQQPSAKMGDSTYTYGYNMENVRTQNFSEVGVNNDNIDISSMYHQRMKSNTNNELIVNRKNDSFNTLFNNTPHNVDYNKNNNSLSEINATSFRNSNNMYSANNLHNKGINMINYSLTGSSNVNIEHDRNSIPLYDQNNQQMNTYNEGEKSYSDFCTNATTSSNAVSNTDSNTFNSGVNNVVNNTFNTVSNANTLLGKANNFSYNTMQNNLNYLKREIVKNEQINVKSTDNGYYQMYGNTQNISNHVPSYSMPTNNLNDQVATNKSNQMQYSMNNQVYNTNPSNWDPNSNNSFSYNQGFNSSSTVYSVQNNVAHGSTNNQAISNANNTLNYYRYNNQENGISEHTAYNYQHNNTNSAFINRPFTNVEYGSNTRDKKVEDREEKEEKEANKSCYGKSNDESLESSSDENSSDNENSVTDKGEEIYTLLKKTYNRIDINKIPRPIINFQDKKSKRNLKLFETCKYISPPSYYQPYISIDTGKADPRFVKSTLYQIPLFSETLKLSRIPFGIIVNPFACLNEGEYIDKIDMKDIVNDKEENIEILRCPKCYCYLHATILEDISKSLQCVFCDTKFLINENVLFDIYQYNEKINNRENENNGGISPLLKGSVDIIIPPTYYYNNINNLKLTYTYINKNMNQTASMITNKIMSITKQISNTLVPSDTKGCNKQTVDLYGHPSDVNNNMDKISGVVLNNYSDNLPSQSNDRMMLSFNFSLNELKNIILEKKGEPDEYKLKRNAILLKYPQIKNTLPPYFVFVVECSYNAIYSNITYTVLEGIRYAVQNVKCNKTKIAIITFNSSIHFYNCKRGGNGNSATNCVNTNCATSAAYGTTNDIVTDSTSNINSSSQVIMMSDVDDPFLPLPLDDLFFGCVDELDKINNLIDTIKYVTTTMQSYGSCGNSALKVAVDILKERHGLGSICMFYTSTPNCGIGAIKELKKDINDNFLEVKQKIFYDALLLDLYSYNISVDIFIISSNKVRVCVPSLQYVAQNTGGKILFLDNFVWQKDYKELYMNIRDTLTSEDIAYCCELKLRYSQNMSVKKLFCCNNNFNSIISVDTIKIPKIRHDQTFAFLLSYSDISETKKQVYIQCACIYTNLNGDRYVRLHTTHMNLTTSLSTVFRYTDAEALMNILIKQLCTNILHNDNYSKIIIDSLAAILFSYRCASSAHSGQLILPDTLKLLPLFTSSLLKHNVVKKDILHDIKVYSLIKLLSMPIISSLLYVYPITYLIHIKGKTNEIDTMNIDDELFIPRTIPSSAEKIYSNGIYLLDSCTHFYLYFGFHADSDFTIDIVGEIPTEQNCLELNLTDNINAKKIQRIIMNLTRIHHFNKYVPLVVVPPKSSNEHHIMSLCVEDKVDKEYSYVNFLCFIHKLVHKKIDES, from the exons atgattCCTAAGAAGAATGAAAGTGTATATCGAGGAAATACTGCTTACAagatgaataataataacatggAAGACAAgttaaataatgataatagtgAAGTTATTCATAATGTAGGAAATCATGACGCACTCGTAGGCTCTAATAATACTTATATGTCCGAACCAAAGAATGATTGTAATCCGTTTTCCACTCATTCATGTGAAAGAAATTATAAGGGTGAAAATGTATTAGCAGGAAAAAGTGAGAGGAAAAGCGAGTTAACAGGTGTAGATGAAAAGACAAAGGTGATAGTAGATGTGCATGGGAATTATTTAACAGCACATTGTaatcattataataattttgaaaacagaaatattaataataaagatatatgtaatgctagtaatattgaaaatataaataaaaatgtaaagaattatgaaaaaaatacgtaTGATGTGTTAAACAATAGTATcaatataaatgaacaacAACCAAGTGCAAAAATGGGGGAtagtacatatacgtatggATATAATATGGAAAATGTAAGAACGCAAAATTTTTCAGAAGTAGGtgtaaataatgataatatagaTATCAGTTCAATGTATCATCAACGAATGAAAAGTAACACTAATAACGAATTAATAGTTAATAGAAAAAACGATTCATTTAATACCCTTTTTAATAACACACCACATAATGTGgactataataaaaataataattcgtTAAGTGAAATAAATGCTACTAGTTTTCGgaacagtaataatatgtatagtGCCAATAACTTACAtaataaaggaataaatatgataaactACTCCTTAACTGGAAGCAGTAATGTTAACATAGAGCATGACAGGAATAGCATACCACTGTATGACCAGAATAACCAACAAATGAATACGTACAACGAAGGAGAAAAAAGCTATTCCGATTTTTGTACAAACGCGACTACAAGTAGTAATGCGGTTAGTAATACCGATagtaatacatttaataGTGGAGTCAATAACGTAGTTAACAATACATTCAACACAGTCAGTAATGCAAACACCTTACTAGGTAAAGCAAATAATTTCAGTTACAATACCAtgcaaaataatttaaattatttaaaaagagaaatagtAAAGAACGAGCAAATTAATGTGAAGTCAACTGATAATGGGTACTACCAAATGTATGGAAATACCCAAAACATTTCAAACCATGTGCCTTCCTACTCTATGCCCACGAATAATTTAAACGACCAGGTTGCTACTAATAAAAGTAATCAAATGCAGTACAGTATGAACAATCAGGTGTATAACACTAACCCTAGTAACTGGGATCcgaatagtaataacagtTTTAGTTACAACCAAGGTTTTAACTCGAGTAGTACAGTATATAGTGTTCAGAATAATGTGGCTCATGGCAGCACAAACAATCAAGCAATATCAAATGCGAATAATACGCTTAATTACTACAGATATAATAATCAAGAGAATGGGATTAGTGAGCATACTGCCTATAACTACCAGCATAACAACACAAATAGTGCATTTATAAATAGACCATTTACGAACGTTGAATATGGATCCAATACAAGAGATAAGAAGGTAGAGGATAGGGaggaaaaggaagaaaaagaagcgAATAAAAGTTGTTATGGAAAATCTAATGATGAATCATTAGAAAGTTCAAGTGATGAAAATTCAAGTGATAATGAAAATTCTGTAACAGATAAAGGggaagaaatatatacattacttaaaaaaacatataaccgaatagatataaataagaTACCTAGACctataattaattttcaagataaaaaaagtaagcgtaatttaaaattatttgagacatgtaaatatatttctccCCCGTCATATTATCAACCGTATATATCTATTGATACAGGGAAAGCTGATCCACGTTTCGTTAAAAGTACATTATATCAAATCCCTTTATTTTCTGAAACGTTAAAATTATCGAGAATACCATTTGGTATTATTGTGAATCCTTTTGCATGTTTAAATGAAGGAGAATATATCGACAAAATTGATATGAAAGATATTGTAAAtgataaagaagaaaatatagaaatattgaGGTGTCCTaaatgttattgttatttgcATGCAACTATATTAGAAGATATATCAAAATCATTACAGTGTGTTTTTTGTGATaccaaatttttaattaatgaaaatgtattattcgatatatatcaatataatgaaaaaataaataatcgagaaaatgaaaataatggaGGTATATCTCCTTTGTTGAAAGGAAGTGTAGATATTATCATCCCACCTacctattattataataatattaataatttaaagctaacttatacatacataaataaaaatatgaatcaAACAGCTTCTAtgataacaaataaaataatgtccATAACAAAGCAAATATCGAATACATTGGTCCCATCAGATACAAAGGGTTGTAATAAACAAACAGTAGATCTGTATGGTCATCCGAGtgatgttaataataatatggatAAAATTTCAGGGGttgtattaaataattattcggATAACTTACCTTCACAAAGTAATGATCGAATGATGCTTAGTTTTAACTTTAGTTTGAatgaactaaaaaatataatcctTGAAAAGAAAGGAGAACCagatgaatataaattaaaaagaaatgctattttattaaaataccCCCAAATCAAAAATACACTGCCtccatattttgttttcgtTGTTGAGTGCTCATATAATGCTATATATAGTAACATTACATATACAGTCTTGGAGGGAATTAGGTACGCAGTACAAAATGTGAAATGTAACAAAACGAAGATAGCAATTATCACGTTCAACAGCtctatacatttttacaaCTGCAAGAGGGGAGGTAATGGCAACTCTGCTACCAATTGTGTAAATACAAATTGTGCTACTTCCGCTGCTTATGGTACTACCAATGACATTGTCACTGATAGTACTTCGAATATCAACAGCAGCAGTCAAGTGATAATGATGAGTGATGTAGATGATCCCTTTCTTCCACTACCCCTagatgatttatttttcggGTGCGTAGATGAATtggataaaattaataatttgatAGATACTATTAAGTATGTTACTACGACCATGCAGTCGTACGGATCATGCGGAAATAGTGCTCTTAAGGTTGCAGTTGATATATTGAAAGAAAGACATGGGTTGGGAAGTATTTGCATGTTTTATACTAGTACCCCTAATTGTGGTATAGGAGCaattaaagaattaaaaaaagatataaatgataattttttagaagtaaaacaaaagatATTTTATGATGCGTTATTATTagatttatattcatataatattagtgttgatatatttataatttcatcGAATAAAGTACGTGTTTGTGTACCCTCCTTACAATATGTAGCACAAAATACAGGAggcaaaattttatttcttgaCAATTTTGTATGGCAAAAAGattataaagaattatatatgaatataagaGATACTTTAACATCAGAAGATATAGCGTACTGTTGTGAGTTAAAATTAAGATATTCACAAAATATGtcagttaaaaaattattttgttgtaataataattttaattcaaTAATTAGTGTTGATACTATTAAAATTCCTAAAATTCGGCATGACCAGacttttgcttttttattgAGCTATTCAGATATATCAGAAACAAAGAAACAAGTATATATTCAGTgcgcatgtatatacacCAATTTAAATGGAGATCGTTATGTTCGTTTACATACAACACACATGAACTTAACAACTTCTTTAAGTACAGTTTTTAGATACACTGATGCAGAAGCcctaatgaatatattaattaaacaGTTATGTACGAATATTTTACACAACGATAATTATTcgaaaattataatagatAGTTTGGCCGCCATTCTGTTTTCCTATAGG TGCGCTTCCTCGGCCCACTCAGGACAACTCATATTACCGGACACGCTAAAATTACTACCCCTTTTTACCTCATCCTTACTAAAACACAATGTTGTAAAAAAGGATATTCTGCACGATATAAAAGTCTACAGCTTAATAAAACTTTTGTCCATGCCTATAATATCATCCCTTCTTTATGTGTATCCAATAACATACTTAATTCATATTAAGGGAAAGACAAATGAAATTGATACAATGAATATAGATGATGAGTTATTTATTCCTAGAACCATACCATCTAGTgcagaaaaaatttattccaATGGAATATATTTGCTTGATTCTTGTACgcatttttatctttattttggTTTTCACGCAGATTCAGATTTTACCATTGAT attgTGGGGGAAATTCCAACAGAACAAAATTGCCTCGAACTAAATTTGACTGACAACATTAATGCAA AAAAAATCCAACGCATTATCATGAACCTAACCAGAATTCATCACTTCAATAAATACGTTCCCTTAGTGGTAGTTCCACCCAA GTCTAGCAATGAACATCACATCATGTCCTTGTGTGTTGAAGATAAGGTCGATAAAGAATATAgctatgtaaattttttgtgttttattcataaacttgttcataaaaaaattgatgagTCGTAG